DNA from Bradysia coprophila strain Holo2 chromosome IV unlocalized genomic scaffold, BU_Bcop_v1 contig_81, whole genome shotgun sequence:
TTCCCGACACTTGGATCTGGGAAACCATTGAGGACAAAAGGTAATTGGGGCATGGCTCGGTGACCGGAATTTGAAACACGTCTCCATTGTTCCGAATGTCACCTTCCTAATACCGAGTTACCTTCCGCTTATAATGAATTCACTTTACAGTTCGAGAGGTCTACTGAGTTTGAGGAAAAAGGTTCCCGACTCACTAACCACTTGGGTCTTGACTGGCTTCTCCATTGATCCGGTAAACGGCTTAGCCTTAACGAAGCAACCATCGGAACTGTGTGTTCAGCAACAGTTTCATATTTCGATTCATTTGCCTTATTCGGTGAAACGTGGTGAAGTTGTCACCATTCCATGTTCCATTTTCAACTATTTGCCGAACGAAATTGAAGCCGAAATCATTTTGGAAAATGAGCACAAGGAATTCGAGTTCGTCGATTCGGCCATAAGCAATGAAATTTATCCGGAAATTATGAAAGACAAATTCCGGAAAAAGAAGCTAACCATTCGCTCTGAAGATGCATTGAATGCTCTCTTTACCGTTCGACCAATTAAAGTGGGTCTGATTTCTTTCAAAGTATCGGCCTTGTCCACCACCGCTAGTGATTGTGTTATTAAAACCCTTAAAGTCGAATGTGAAGGAGTTCCCCATTTCGTCAATAAAGCCGTTTACgttgatttaaataaaacgtcACAAATCGAGCCATTCAACCTATCAATTGATATTCCGAAGATTTCCGTACCCGATTCTACGCGAATTGAGATCCTTTGCGTTGGAGATCTGCTCGGCGGAACCAtcaagaattttgagaaattgatTCGATTGCCGACGGGTTGTGGTGAAcaaaatatgatgaattttgTGCCGAATATTGTCATTCTCGATTATCTGACAAATTCGCACCAATTAACGGCTGAGGTCGAAGGAAGAGCCAAAAAGTTCATGGAAATTGGCTACCAGCGTGAACTCAGTTACAAACACAAAGACGGATCGTTCAGTGCATTTGGTGAATCAGACGAAAGCGGAAGCACTTGGTTGACTGCATTTGTGGCCAGATCATTCCGACAAGCATCAAACCGTATTAGTGTTCATGGTCACACCATCGATGAAGCCCTAAAATGGTTGAGCACAGCGCAATCAGCTGACGGAAGTTTTCCCGAAAAAGGGAGCATTTTtcacaaagaaattcaaagCGGCTCTTCCAACGGCATCGCACTCACGGCCTACGTGTTGACAGCATTCCTTGTGAACCACGTATGCCAAGTTAAAGATGATTTCACATTTCCCACATAACGTCTGTCATTCACTTTCAACAGAATTCCAATCGTGAATATGAAGACACAATCCAGAGGGCGCTCCAGAACATCACCGATTCCATTGACAAGTGCTCAGATATATACGCATTGGCTGTATCAGCATACGCGTTGCAATTGGCCAATCATCGATCCAAGAAGGTTGCCATTGATCGACTGTTGGAACAGGTGCAATCTAATGGTAACGAacttattcattcattcaatgtacccattcgctaaaaaaacatttgcgGTGTAACAGGCAATCACAAATGGTGGGACAAGTCCTTTGAAGTGGCAGGAAATCGCATCCGAAAATCGAAAGCCATTAATGTTGAGATCACAGCCTATGCTTTGTTAACTCTACAATTGAACGGTCAAGATTTGGAGTGTTTGCCAATTGTTAAATGGCTCCTGAGTCAACGCAACGACCGAGGAGGTTTCGAAGGAACGCAGGACACAATCGTTGGAATCGAAGCATTGGCCATTTTCGCTTCGAAATTTGGTGCCAAAGATAGTGACTTAAAAATCGATATTTCCACGCCGGACGGGCCCAATTACAGTATGGTTGTGAACAAAGGCAATTCGCTTGTACTACAATCCCAAATGgtaaaaatgattcaatttcACTTTGCGAAATGTTAACGCATCTCGTTCATTCAAACGAAAAGGTATCGCCAGATGTTCAAAGTGTAACGGTGAATGCCAGTGGCAAGGGATTTGCTGTTTTTGAGCTAGCATATCAGTATAACATCGAGACTCTAGACTTAGAGGCTGCGTTTACCTTGACACCAATTGTCACTCTGATCAACGAACAACATATGAGTCTTCAAATCACCACCGCTTACCTGTCACCCAAGGGCAAAGACACGACCGAACGATCGAATATGGTGGTGTTGGAAATTACATTGCCTAGCGGCTTCGTTGTCCATCCAATTTTGTTAGATGGCCTAAAATCATCACACGGTGTGATTAAACGTATCGAAAGGACAAGCAGCGATACAGTGGCCGTTTTATACTTTGATCATCTCGATTCGAATCCAGTTACATTGAAAGTCGATGGATTCCGTGAACATTTGGTTGAAGAATCAAAACCGGCCAGCATTTGGATTTACGACTACTATGACAACGGTGAGTCATCTTTTCAAATTATTGGTGAAAGTTAAGCTAAATGATAACAAGAGAACTCTCAAACTTATTTACAGCATTGAGTGCCCGCGAATTTTATTCACTTCCATCAAATGAGTCGAATGAAATCGCTGCAAAGAGTGAGAAATCGGAGGAATAGCATTTCAAACGCCCATTTATACCTTGAAATACATAAATCCACAATATGGAGATTGgtgtttgtttgattgttcCTGTACCTCGGAAAAATTTAGGTAGAACGTGTCAAATATATGGTTGAAAATGGGACTGAATGAGGCGCAAATAGTCGTCACGCGTGACATACTTTATGAATGTTCCAAATTTGAATACCCTGAGTAAGAACAACCCTTTTCTGATTATTCAttagatgccaaatcagcgagAAAGAAGTCCTCCTCTCTCCAACTTGAATAAAACTTGATAATGAGCAATATCGGTTAAGTACATTCAGGGATCGGTTCAATAAAGTGCTATTTTAAAGGGCTGGTTACGTTATCTTATATAAGCGCACCTGCACAACTAAGAGCAGTTCAGTTTAGGCACTCAGTTCGTGAAAAAGTTGATCATTTTCGTGGAATTTTCACTTAACGTTTACAAGTCAAATTCAAAAAGGAGTTTTTACTTAATCTGTTGAAACCGGGCGAGGTCCATCAGTTCTAGATATACATCATAAACAACGCGAGCCTTGTCGTAACTACAATAACTGAAGATTGAGCTGAAGTTTGGACGACATGGAAATcgacgactt
Protein-coding regions in this window:
- the LOC119072177 gene encoding CD109 antigen-like, whose protein sequence is MENSCESESPPAISPSNSEVAKKFLYTIVSSQVLRPNSDFNVSLTIHDSNGDFDGVNIVRVSIEDSDNSAGFKIHQNVELKPNETVIANIPIGDIPVDSHYMLLVKNISGMELEHKATLIIEKPIRTILIQSDKAIYKPNDCIKYRVFVLDCELKAATINDKELNICITDASKTLLKQLNGVTTVNGVFCGDYQLSDAPSFGDWQIKATIGDQVKTFKLQVAEYVLPKFTVEIESPDYFIRDDEKFSVSIRAKYTNGKSVRGTAAVSVAKKNMFRTPIQAAKYDKMLTLKTVAMNGKVTVEFDVQKEIFLPSDLGSRAYLHNSYEIRAEFMETLAGSSQKVEKAVTVYEDSFKIISNANQLIILPHITVCVTVSVRKHDDSLIEIFDPDKKKISIYIKRDHAIEEMIYDLDKNGNVQFNINIGDEQRFSFGAAYCKKKTDLYDFNRDAYEYFKGKHIFAKVEKKSRINEEVVVMVASKSPLQSYTYVILAKRSATLIEAKTITPTYDDLRSHPPFYIHKFTFVPDFNCAPQVEIIVYFIKDTKIKSTFLSVKFKGGDFANFIELDVTPNTAKPGQMVDISIKTNPNAYVGLLGVDKSVKLLGSGNDLTSVEIWKWANRPIRRYGSYRSPWDHFLLAELITFTNLIEPEQHAYYFPNLSTMGENRRSMNEDGIVHVSLSYCSHNVDVPYVTPVIRKEFPDTWIWETIEDKSSRGLLSLRKKVPDSLTTWVLTGFSIDPVNGLALTKQPSELCVQQQFHISIHLPYSVKRGEVVTIPCSIFNYLPNEIEAEIILENEHKEFEFVDSAISNEIYPEIMKDKFRKKKLTIRSEDALNALFTVRPIKVGLISFKVSALSTTASDCVIKTLKVECEGVPHFVNKAVYVDLNKTSQIEPFNLSIDIPKISVPDSTRIEILCVGDLLGGTIKNFEKLIRLPTGCGEQNMMNFVPNIVILDYLTNSHQLTAEVEGRAKKFMEIGYQRELSYKHKDGSFSAFGESDESGSTWLTAFVARSFRQASNRISVHGHTIDEALKWLSTAQSADGSFPEKGSIFHKEIQSGSSNGIALTAYVLTAFLVNHNSNREYEDTIQRALQNITDSIDKCSDIYALAVSAYALQLANHRSKKVAIDRLLEQVQSNGNHKWWDKSFEVAGNRIRKSKAINVEITAYALLTLQLNGQDLECLPIVKWLLSQRNDRGGFEGTQDTIVGIEALAIFASKFGAKDSDLKIDISTPDGPNYSMVVNKGNSLVLQSQMVSPDVQSVTVNASGKGFAVFELAYQYNIETLDLEAAFTLTPIVTLINEQHMSLQITTAYLSPKGKDTTERSNMVVLEITLPSGFVVHPILLDGLKSSHGVIKRIERTSSDTVAVLYFDHLDSNPVTLKVDGFREHLVEESKPASIWIYDYYDNALSAREFYSLPSNESNEIAAKSEKSEE